One stretch of Bosea vaviloviae DNA includes these proteins:
- a CDS encoding ABC transporter ATP-binding protein — protein sequence MIAPHTDTAQPRPAPAEQPFVEVTDLKKYYLMRGGLALKALDGVSFSIREGEVMGLVGESGCGKSTIARLLMRLTDATGGEARIDRRNVLSLHGQELRRMRRTMQLIFQDPYAALDPRMTLGNSMMLPMLQNGLGTREALRVEVVKMLAEVGLDPSFAERYPRECSGGQLQRIVIGRALLLKPRFLVCDEPTSALDASMRTQILNLLMDLKRRFGLTLLMISHDLRVVNYMCDRIAVMYLGQIVEVAERDELFTRPRHPYTRALISAAMVDETGLDAAAGYLKGDLPSPLAPPPGCRLQTRCRFATERCVKEMPQLGQTEPGHLVRCHRWAELDLSSAVYREAGPAAAALSHVAAE from the coding sequence ATGATCGCACCTCACACCGACACGGCGCAGCCGCGGCCGGCTCCGGCGGAACAGCCCTTCGTCGAGGTCACCGATCTCAAGAAATACTATTTGATGCGCGGCGGGCTCGCACTGAAGGCGCTCGACGGGGTCTCCTTCTCCATCCGGGAGGGCGAGGTGATGGGCCTCGTGGGCGAGTCCGGCTGCGGCAAGAGCACCATCGCCCGCCTCCTGATGCGGCTGACGGATGCGACCGGCGGCGAGGCCAGGATCGACAGGCGCAACGTGCTCAGCCTGCATGGCCAGGAGCTGCGCCGCATGCGGCGGACGATGCAGCTCATCTTCCAGGACCCCTATGCAGCGCTCGATCCGCGTATGACGCTCGGCAACAGCATGATGCTGCCGATGCTTCAGAACGGCCTCGGCACGCGCGAGGCGCTGCGCGTCGAGGTGGTGAAGATGCTGGCAGAGGTCGGGCTCGACCCGTCCTTCGCCGAACGTTACCCGCGCGAATGCTCTGGAGGCCAGTTGCAGCGCATCGTCATCGGCCGCGCCTTGCTGCTGAAGCCCAGGTTCCTGGTCTGCGACGAACCGACCTCGGCGCTCGATGCTTCGATGCGGACGCAGATCCTCAATCTGCTGATGGATCTGAAGCGGCGCTTCGGCCTGACGCTCCTGATGATCTCCCATGATCTGCGCGTCGTGAACTATATGTGCGACCGCATCGCGGTGATGTATCTCGGCCAGATCGTCGAGGTCGCCGAACGCGACGAGCTGTTTACGCGTCCACGTCATCCCTATACGCGTGCCCTCATCTCCGCCGCCATGGTCGACGAGACCGGTCTCGACGCCGCCGCCGGCTATCTGAAGGGCGATCTGCCGAGCCCGCTCGCGCCGCCGCCCGGCTGCAGGCTGCAGACGCGCTGCCGCTTCGCCACCGAGCGCTGCGTCAAGGAGATGCCGCAGCTTGGGCAGACAGAGCCGGGGCATCTCGTCCGCTGCCATCGCTGGGCCGAGCTCGACTTGTCATCGGCAGTCTATCGCGAGGCTGGACCCGCCGCAGCCGCGCTGAGCCACGTGGCGGCGGAGTGA
- a CDS encoding ABC transporter substrate-binding protein, translating into MRKNALAITLYAATLSTAAFAQTAGSKTIRVIDYWSVRTGWEMGSDDSYLASRAGCYEGLARVDYDNKLQPSLATSWTQTSPTTWEFTLRDNVKFQDGQPLNAAAASNALNNLLKAAVPAKAFSPKMIKSVEAVGDQVVKITTVEPSMLLPLQMASPATSILSPAAYKDGKVNPVNTCTGPFIMTEVDPAQRIIVKRNDGYWGGKPVLAGAEIRFILDPNSRAMQIRTGEADLVRLIPPLVVGRVKSTSGVKIEQLNGPRTTMLLLNNKKAPLDNVKVRQAIQAAIDTAGLAGAVYEGAVQPAVGPFVSTDPWALKGAKPPYDLKKAQALLAEAGIKPGTLKLNLIAYTNRAEFKDVAAVIQDQLKAIGIEVNVRSAEYNAVEPDMLSGNYDMALMSRGYLTDAAEPASYLNADYACGGSYNISHYCTPEMDEKLKGLFNIKEPAARAAAYRDIAQSIQSQALTVFLINETAYDAYNAKVNNYKTHPLNYYTLTPTLSIN; encoded by the coding sequence ATGCGCAAAAATGCTCTAGCCATCACATTATACGCGGCGACGCTGTCGACGGCGGCGTTCGCTCAGACTGCCGGCTCCAAGACGATCCGCGTGATCGACTATTGGAGCGTTCGAACCGGCTGGGAAATGGGTTCGGACGATTCCTATCTCGCCTCCCGCGCCGGCTGCTACGAAGGCTTGGCGCGCGTCGACTACGACAACAAGCTGCAACCCTCGCTCGCGACGTCCTGGACGCAAACGTCCCCGACCACCTGGGAATTTACCCTGCGGGACAACGTGAAGTTTCAGGATGGCCAGCCGCTCAATGCTGCGGCCGCCAGCAACGCGCTCAACAATCTGCTGAAGGCCGCGGTCCCGGCCAAGGCGTTCTCGCCCAAGATGATCAAATCCGTCGAGGCGGTCGGCGACCAAGTGGTGAAGATCACGACCGTGGAGCCGTCGATGCTCCTGCCGCTGCAGATGGCCAGCCCGGCCACCTCGATCCTGTCTCCCGCAGCTTATAAGGACGGCAAAGTCAACCCGGTCAACACCTGCACCGGCCCCTTCATCATGACGGAAGTGGATCCGGCCCAGCGGATCATCGTCAAGCGCAACGATGGTTATTGGGGCGGCAAGCCGGTGCTGGCGGGCGCCGAGATCAGGTTCATCCTCGATCCCAACAGCCGCGCCATGCAGATCCGGACGGGCGAGGCCGACCTCGTTCGCCTCATTCCGCCGTTGGTGGTCGGCCGGGTGAAGTCGACATCCGGCGTCAAGATCGAACAGCTGAACGGGCCACGGACGACCATGTTGCTGTTGAACAACAAGAAGGCGCCGCTCGACAATGTGAAGGTCCGTCAAGCGATCCAGGCGGCCATCGATACGGCCGGTCTGGCCGGTGCCGTCTATGAGGGCGCCGTGCAGCCTGCCGTCGGCCCCTTCGTCTCCACGGACCCCTGGGCGCTGAAGGGTGCCAAGCCGCCCTACGACCTGAAGAAGGCCCAGGCCCTGCTGGCTGAAGCCGGCATCAAGCCTGGAACGCTCAAGCTGAACCTCATCGCCTATACGAACCGGGCGGAGTTCAAGGACGTCGCGGCCGTCATCCAAGACCAACTCAAGGCGATCGGCATCGAGGTCAATGTCAGGTCGGCGGAATATAACGCCGTCGAGCCCGACATGCTCTCGGGCAATTACGATATGGCCCTCATGTCCCGCGGCTATCTCACGGACGCGGCGGAACCCGCGAGCTACCTGAACGCGGACTACGCTTGTGGCGGCAGCTACAACATCTCTCACTACTGCACGCCGGAGATGGATGAGAAGCTCAAGGGGCTCTTCAATATCAAGGAGCCGGCGGCGCGCGCCGCCGCTTATCGCGACATCGCCCAGAGTATTCAGTCCCAGGCATTGACTGTCTTCCTTATCAACGAGACGGCGTATGATGCCTATAACGCCAAGGTCAACAACTATAAGACCCATCCGCTGAACTACTACACGCTGACCCCGACCCTTTCGATCAACTGA